In Mus musculus strain C57BL/6J chromosome 1, GRCm38.p6 C57BL/6J, a single genomic region encodes these proteins:
- the Gm7592 gene encoding predicted gene 7592 isoform X2 — MNSSSEHCNVSDWLRLEATVKASVYVVAFSITTSLTVVIIAIVSQSLQLRKEVRLVLLCHHLLCISSYCGLGVVFQGMRALLANSPLLLCWLVFGAQLSVGEGILLTLTLMALNTYLAICYPLNSPSFVDSAKYRILAGTWTMVILKNVGLFLIEGTSPTPASVFQSAPLCPVILNGMPARVIGMFSLAFLLSVILVSYYLIYQEGKRAGHFNKSNIKAQRTVLVHLLQISLHVIPTLIIIGLGKRCGVFFFALNLALFGIFAFAQCFNPLVYGLHNRDLQSKLYPWLCCRKKLLP, encoded by the coding sequence ATGAACTCGTCTTCTGAGCATTGCAACGTATCTGACTGGCTGAGACTAGAGGCAACCGTGAAGGCCTCTGTGTACGTGGTGGCTTTCTCAATCACCACATCTCTCACCGTTGTCATTATCGCAATAGTGTCACAGAGTCTGCAGCTGAGGAAAGAGGTGCGGCTGGTCCTCCTCTGCCATCACCTGCTTTGTATCTCCTCCTACTGTGGCCTGGGGGTCGTCTTCCAAGGAATGCGGGCCTTACTGGCCAACAGCCCCCTCCTGCTGTGTTGGCTGGTATTTGGGGCGCAGCTAAGTGTGGGAGAAGGGATCCTCCTTactctgaccttgatggctctcaATACTTACCTCGCTATTTGTTATCCATTGAACTCTCCATCCTTTGTGGATTCTGCTAAGTACAGGATTCTAGCTGGGACTTGGACCATGGTTATACTCAAGAATGTTGGCTTATTCCTCATAGAGGGTACTAGCCCTACTCCAGCCTCTGTTTTCCAGTCTGCCCCGCTCTGTCCTGTGATTTTGAATGGTATGCCTGCCAGAGTCATTGGCATGTTTTCCCTTGCCTTTCTTTTATCCGTCATTCTTGTGAGTTACTATCTGATATACCAAGAAGGGAAGCGGGCTGGCCATTTTAACAAGTCAAACATCAAGGCCCAGAGAACTGTCCTTGTTCATCTACTGCAGATAAGCTTACATGTGATACCTACCCTGATAATCATAGGTTTGGGAAAGCGGTGTGGGGTGTTTTTCTTTGCTCTAAATCTGGCCCTTTTTGGTATCTTTGCTTTTGCACAGTGTTTCAACCCTTTGGTCTATGGGCTCCACAACAGAGATCTGCAGAGCAAACTGTACCCTTGGCTGTGCTGTCGGAAGAAGCTGCTGCCTTAA